DNA sequence from the Arthrobacter jinronghuae genome:
CTCCATGGCCGTGGTCCACCGCCTCGAGGACGAGTACGACGACGCCGTGGCGGCACTCGCGCCGGGCCGCGGCACTCCCCCGGAACTCGCGGAGGTCCGCTGGCTGATCGAGGAGCTGCGGATCAGCTTCTTCGCGCAGGAACTGGGAACGGCCCGGACCGTTTCGGAGAAACGGATCCGGACCGCCCTGAATTCGGCGCTGGCTCCGGCCTAGGCCGGGCTTGGAGCCCGGCGCCGGGCCGGAGGCCTAGGCTTCGGGGACGAACTCCCCATGCCCGGCGTCCCGCAGGCCCTGGCGCAGCTTCTCCGCGTTGGCCGCCATCCGCTCGGGGTCCGGGTTGGACTCGGCCCGGCTGAAGTCGAAGTCCTGCATCGAGTCGGCAGGCCAGACGTGCAGGTGAAGGTGGTCCACCTCGAAGCCGGCAATGGTCAGGCCTGCCCGCTCGGAACCGAAAACGGCGACCTGTGCCTGGCCGACGGTCTGCGCCACGGTGATGAGCTTCTGCAT
Encoded proteins:
- a CDS encoding HIT family protein — its product is MPTLFTRIINGEIPGHFVWKDDDVVAFLSIGPLSDGHTLVVPREEINKWTDAPAELMQKLITVAQTVGQAQVAVFGSERAGLTIAGFEVDHLHLHVWPADSMQDFDFSRAESNPDPERMAANAEKLRQGLRDAGHGEFVPEA